The following DNA comes from Sulfuricurvum sp..
TGGTAAAACAATCGTTCCGGTAAACTGTGAAGGTTTCCGTGGGGTTTCTCAATCACTTGGTCACCACATCGCTAATGACGCTGTTCGTGACTATATTTTCGAAGGTGACCTCAGTCACATCGATATCAGTGATGTAACACCGACTGAGTATGACGTTGCAATCATCGGGGACTATAACATCGGTGGTGACACATGGTCAAGCCGTATCCTTCTCGAAGAGATGGGTCTTCGTGTTGTAGCACAATGGTCTGGTGATGCGACAATGAAAGAGATGGCATTGACTCCTAAAGTTAAATTGAACTTGCTTCACTGCTACCGTTCAATGAACTACATCAGCCGTCATATGGAAAAAGAGTTCGGGATTCCTTGGATTGAATATAACTTCTTTGGACCGTCACAAACTATCAAATCACTTCGCAAAATCGCGTCGTTCTTTGATGAGACTATCCAAGCTAAATGTGAAGAAGTTATCGCTAAATACCAACCGATGATTGATGCGGTTATCGCGAAATACAAACCACGTCTTGAAGGGAAACAAGTAATGTTGTTCGTTGGCGGTCTTCGTCCTCGTCACGTTATCGGTGCCTATGAAGATTTGGGTATGGAAGTAATCGGAACAGGTTATGAGTTCGCTCATGATGATGATTACAAACGTACCAAAGAAGAGATTTTCCGCTCAACCGTTATCTACGATGACGTCAATGAGTATGAGCTCGAAGCATTCGTTAAAAAACTTCAACCTGACCTAGTAGCTTCTGGGATTAAAGAGAAGTATGTATTCCAAAAAATGGGTCTCCCATACCGCCAAATGCACTCATGGGATTACAGCGGTCCATACCATGGATACGACGGATTCGCGATTTTCGCACAAGATATGGATTTAGCAATTAATTCACCTGTATGGGCTCACAGTAAAGCACCATGGGAAAAGGAAGGTTGAGACTATGCAAGAAGTAGAAAAAATCGTAAACGGGAAAGACCTGTTTAAACGCCCAGAGTACCAAGATGTACTCGCAAACAAAAAACAATTTGAATCTTCTATGCTCGCAATCAACCCTGCGAAAGTAGAAGAGATCGCTGAGTGGACAAAAACTTGGGATTACCGTGAGAAAAATCTCGCTCGTGAATCAATCACGGTTAACCCTGCAAAAGCATGTCAACCTCTAGGTGCCGTTATGGTTGCTCTAGGGTTTGAAGGTACTATGCCATACGTTCATGGTTCTCATGGATGTGTTGCCTATTTCCGTTCATATTTTACCAAACACTTCAAAGAGCCGACACCATGTGTATCGGATTCTATGACTGAAGATGCTGCGGTATTCGGTGGATTGGTAAATATGAAAGAGGGTCTTAAAAACTGTGCGGCAGTTTATAAACCTAAAATGATCGCGGTTTCTACTACCTGTATGGCAGAAGTTATCGGGGATGACTTGATGGCGTTCATCATCGCGGCTAAAGAAGAGGATAAAGGTGAATTTTTACCTGCTGAATATCCAATCCCTTTTGCACACACACCTTCATTCGTAGGTAGCCATATCACAGGATATGACAACATGATGCACGGTATCATGTCTCAACTTACAGAAGGAAACAAAGGTGAAACGAAACAACGTATCAACATCATTCCTGGTTTTGAAACGTATATCGGAAGCCTCCGTTCAGTTAAAAGCATCGTAGAAGCGTTCGGTACAGACTATATCATGTTGGGTGACCACTCTGATCAATGGGATATGCCAGCAGGTAACTACGAAATGTTCTCTGGTGGAACAAAATTGGATGATGCAAAAGATTGTATCAATTCAAGTGCAACTATCAGTTTGCAAAAATACTCAACGTCTAAAACGATGAAAATGGTCGAAAAACGTTGGAAACATGCTGGTGGACACAGCAATCCAATCGGTCTTAAAGGTACCGATGAGTTTGTTATGAAACTTGCAGAATTAACAGGAACCGAAGTTCCACAAAAACTTAAAACTGAGCGTGGTCGTTTAGTAGATGCTATGCAAGACAGCTATCCGTACATGCACGGTAAAAAATTCGCTATCTGGGGTGATCCTGATTTCCTTTTAGGTCTTGTTTCATTCTTGTTAGAGATGGGTGCTGAGCCAACTCACGTCCTTTGCCATAATGCACCAAACGGTTGGGAAGCTGAGATGAGAGCATTGCTCGATACATCTCCTGCAAAAGACAGTTTGAATGTATGGGCTGGTAAAGACTTGTGGCACATGCGTTCACTTCTCTTCACTGAACCTGTCGATTTCATGATCGGTAACAGCTACGGTAAAGAGTTGATGCGCGACACTGGTACTCCGTTGATCTACATCGGATTCCCAATTTTCGACCGTCATCACCTACACCGTTACTCTATCAGCGGTTACGATGGAGCGTTGAATCTTCTTACTTGGATCACGAACAAAGTTCTTGACCAATTGGATGAAGATACAAAACAAATCGCTACCACTGACTACTTCTTCGACCTCGTTCGCTAAGGTTGAATCCCCTCACGGGGAAACTAATTTCATTGTTTCTTGTCATTTTCTCCCTTATGGGAGATTTTTATTGAGCATTTTATTTAAATGTTGAATTAAAATTCTTGTCATCCCCAACTTGATTGGGGATCCATCTTAAAATAAGAGCTGGATTCACCCAAAGGGCACTTCGCCCACCTTCGCGGGAATGACGGCTTCAAGGATGATTTATGGCTAGTATACAAGAGAAACTCAAAGCAGAACTAATGGTCGAAATCTATGCGAGTATTGACCGTATTTACGATTCGATAGAACAACATTTTGATCTCGATGAAGTTCGCCGCACCAATGTCATCAAAAGCCTCAATACCCTCAAAGATGAACTCTATTTTGTCGTTCAGACGACACCCCTCTCCTAGAACACCCTATGCAATCTTCTTCTAAATATTATTTAGGAGAAGATTATGGAACATCACGTTGTTATCGAAAAACTGTGCAGTTGTGCAAAAAAAGAGGGTTTGTCGCAAATTACTACATATGATGCAAAAGATGCAGCATTAGAGGCGGCTGAGACACAAATGAGTTATATGAATGGTAGCTTTTGTGGAAAACACACTTTTGAAGTTGTTGAAGTGAATGACAATTTTGTTATCGGTATGGTCGGTGGCGGCTGCGGCTGTAAATAGGGAGATACTATGGAACATCATGTTGTCGTAGAAAAATTATGTAAATGTGCGATTCGTAAAAATATGCCGCAGATCAAAACGTTAAATGATAAAGAAGATGCAATGCGTATAGCCCGTGCATGGGCTCAGGAGATGAATGAGAGTTTTTGCGGACAACATTCGTTCGGTGTTGTCGAAGTGGATGACAACTATGTCATTACTGTAGGTGAGGGGAGTTATTAATCTCTTTTGATATAATTGGGTAATATATACAATTAGTTCACGATTTAATCATATCCTTGCTCAAAAGGATGTTACGATGAAAAAAATAGTTTTATTACTCTTTCTGTTGTCTCAAATAGTAAACGCAAAAATACTGACTGCGACGTATGAAGTCTCTTTTGGGATTTTTCAGACGATGGGTATTGCCGATGCGCGGATGGAGATTAAAGATGATCAGACCTACACGATTCATATCGATGCCAAAACAACAGGGATAGCTAAAGCTCTCTCCGGAAACCGTATCGAAATCTACGAGAGTCGCGGTACGGTTAAAAATGGAAAATTTATCCCTGATACCTACAGCAAAGTACGTCAAACAAATTCCACTAAAGTTACTAAAATCTATACCTTTGATCACTCCCGTAAAGTGGTATGGAAAGAAACTATAGAAGGAAACGATCACTCAAAAGAGCAGTATGATTTTTATGCCAATGAAGATATTTTGACGTTATTTTTTAATATTTCACAATATACACAAGGACGGCAGGATAAGGTACTGTATGCTATTGGTGGTAGTGGGAAAGATGGGAGAATAGATGTAGTATTCCCCAATCCTAAGGCATTAAAAGAGATGAAAAAAGAGTTGGAAACGGAGGATGGTGATTTTCTTAAAGTAGCTCTGAATG
Coding sequences within:
- the nifD gene encoding nitrogenase molybdenum-iron protein alpha chain yields the protein MGPETLEAKQKAAIEEILKAYPEKAAKNREKHLGVGSPNDENQKTCGDVRSNKKTVPGVMSQRGCAYAGSKGVVWGPVKDMIHISHGPIGCGQYSRAGRRNYYIGVTGVDTFVTMNFCSDFQENNIVFGGDKKLGLCIDEIETLFPLNNGITVQSECPIGLIGDDINAVAKTKAKEIGKTIVPVNCEGFRGVSQSLGHHIANDAVRDYIFEGDLSHIDISDVTPTEYDVAIIGDYNIGGDTWSSRILLEEMGLRVVAQWSGDATMKEMALTPKVKLNLLHCYRSMNYISRHMEKEFGIPWIEYNFFGPSQTIKSLRKIASFFDETIQAKCEEVIAKYQPMIDAVIAKYKPRLEGKQVMLFVGGLRPRHVIGAYEDLGMEVIGTGYEFAHDDDYKRTKEEIFRSTVIYDDVNEYELEAFVKKLQPDLVASGIKEKYVFQKMGLPYRQMHSWDYSGPYHGYDGFAIFAQDMDLAINSPVWAHSKAPWEKEG
- the nifK gene encoding nitrogenase molybdenum-iron protein subunit beta, translating into MQEVEKIVNGKDLFKRPEYQDVLANKKQFESSMLAINPAKVEEIAEWTKTWDYREKNLARESITVNPAKACQPLGAVMVALGFEGTMPYVHGSHGCVAYFRSYFTKHFKEPTPCVSDSMTEDAAVFGGLVNMKEGLKNCAAVYKPKMIAVSTTCMAEVIGDDLMAFIIAAKEEDKGEFLPAEYPIPFAHTPSFVGSHITGYDNMMHGIMSQLTEGNKGETKQRINIIPGFETYIGSLRSVKSIVEAFGTDYIMLGDHSDQWDMPAGNYEMFSGGTKLDDAKDCINSSATISLQKYSTSKTMKMVEKRWKHAGGHSNPIGLKGTDEFVMKLAELTGTEVPQKLKTERGRLVDAMQDSYPYMHGKKFAIWGDPDFLLGLVSFLLEMGAEPTHVLCHNAPNGWEAEMRALLDTSPAKDSLNVWAGKDLWHMRSLLFTEPVDFMIGNSYGKELMRDTGTPLIYIGFPIFDRHHLHRYSISGYDGALNLLTWITNKVLDQLDEDTKQIATTDYFFDLVR
- a CDS encoding DUF3108 domain-containing protein, with the translated sequence MKKIVLLLFLLSQIVNAKILTATYEVSFGIFQTMGIADARMEIKDDQTYTIHIDAKTTGIAKALSGNRIEIYESRGTVKNGKFIPDTYSKVRQTNSTKVTKIYTFDHSRKVVWKETIEGNDHSKEQYDFYANEDILTLFFNISQYTQGRQDKVLYAIGGSGKDGRIDVVFPNPKALKEMKKELETEDGDFLKVALNDRIFSSANGELLINLSRDGLCNKAVLEDVLFFGDIVGVRIR